From the Blattabacterium cuenoti genome, one window contains:
- a CDS encoding acyl-CoA synthetase family protein: MWLDFSCKKNYNTCSISNNWKNSILEFLRNWNDNTSTIVTSTSGTTTGIPKKIFLKKEYMYRRATITVDFLKLNKKKIKGFLCLPINYIAAKMFLIRAIIFQWKVYCIKPTSNPLKNIKEYFDISSMIPIQVSFGIKNINYIKTILIGGTFISKSLEVKLQKVITNCYVTYGMTETAGHIALRKINGLDRNRYYKSFYDVIIFSDKRNCLNIYTSINSLIVTNDIVDIKSKNTFIWIGRYDNIINSGGIKIIPELIEKYISIYIPYNKRFFISSIPDDMFGEKIILVIEGNPFTLKIPNYIFFGEKKYFKPKKIFFITNFIENSFGKVKKKEIVKHIIMKK, encoded by the coding sequence ATGTGGTTAGATTTTTCATGTAAAAAAAATTATAATACGTGTAGTATCAGTAATAATTGGAAAAATTCAATACTTGAATTTTTAAGAAATTGGAACGATAATACTTCTACAATTGTAACATCAACTTCTGGAACTACAACAGGTATTCCAAAAAAAATTTTTTTAAAAAAAGAATATATGTATAGAAGAGCTACAATAACTGTAGACTTTTTAAAATTGAATAAAAAAAAAATTAAAGGATTTTTATGTTTACCTATTAATTATATCGCAGCCAAGATGTTTTTAATTCGTGCTATTATTTTTCAATGGAAAGTATATTGTATTAAACCTACATCTAATCCTTTAAAAAATATAAAGGAATATTTTGATATATCTTCAATGATACCAATTCAGGTTAGTTTTGGAATAAAAAATATAAATTATATAAAAACAATTTTAATCGGAGGAACTTTTATTTCTAAATCTTTAGAAGTAAAATTACAAAAAGTTATTACAAATTGTTATGTTACTTATGGTATGACAGAAACTGCTGGTCATATAGCATTGAGAAAAATTAATGGATTAGATAGAAATAGATATTATAAATCTTTTTATGATGTTATTATTTTTTCAGATAAAAGAAATTGTTTAAATATATATACTTCAATTAATTCATTAATAGTTACAAATGACATAGTTGATATTAAATCTAAAAATACATTTATATGGATTGGAAGATATGATAATATTATAAATAGTGGTGGAATAAAAATTATTCCTGAATTAATTGAAAAGTATATAAGTATTTATATTCCATATAATAAAAGATTTTTTATTTCTTCGATACCAGATGATATGTTTGGTGAAAAAATAATATTAGTTATTGAAGGAAATCCTTTTACGTTAAAAATTCCTAATTATATATTTTTTGGAGAAAAAAAATATTTTAAACCTAAAAAAATTTTTTTTATTACAAATTTTATAGAAAATTCATTTGGAAAAGTAAAAAAAAAAGAAATAGTTAAACATATAATAATGAAAAAATAA
- a CDS encoding enolase-like domain-containing protein, which translates to MVKTDNNFIIGECNTLLDIKSLIDLIKIDKELKWIVNKINFSKELKFYNLKNNISYSSVFFVLEQIFIGLKKEYPILYNSEFTKGKEEIFINDIIWLYEWKKYNEKIFIEKIHSKIKNGFSCIKIKINKELLYLQYNFLKKIKNIYPFLKIRIDANGCFKNKFEALYFINKFYELDIICLFEQPILPGNWNDISYICKNSESPIALDEELIGIVKLKEKRKLLDFINPEYIVIRPSICGGFNGSEEWIKEAYKRNIRWYVSSSLESNIGINAIVQWTFIMNKKYSLGNKIYHGLNTTCIYINELNTSPFVKGKVGFTWNNKFLYKEKNLITCG; encoded by the coding sequence TTGGTTAAAACAGATAATAATTTTATTATTGGAGAATGCAATACTTTATTAGACATAAAATCATTAATAGATTTAATTAAAATAGACAAAGAATTAAAATGGATAGTTAACAAAATTAATTTTTCAAAAGAATTAAAATTTTATAATCTAAAAAATAATATTTCGTATTCATCAGTATTTTTTGTATTAGAGCAAATATTTATAGGTTTAAAAAAAGAATATCCTATATTATATAATTCTGAATTTACTAAAGGAAAAGAAGAAATTTTTATAAATGATATTATATGGTTATATGAATGGAAAAAATATAATGAAAAAATTTTTATAGAAAAAATACACAGTAAAATAAAAAATGGATTTTCATGTATAAAAATAAAAATTAATAAGGAATTATTGTATTTACAATATAATTTTTTAAAAAAAATAAAAAATATATATCCATTTTTAAAAATACGTATAGATGCTAATGGATGTTTCAAAAATAAATTTGAAGCTTTATATTTTATAAATAAATTTTATGAATTAGATATAATTTGTTTGTTTGAACAACCAATATTACCTGGAAATTGGAATGATATTTCATATATATGTAAAAATTCTGAATCACCTATAGCATTAGATGAAGAACTAATTGGAATAGTAAAATTAAAAGAAAAAAGAAAACTATTAGATTTTATAAATCCTGAATATATAGTAATAAGACCTAGTATTTGTGGAGGATTTAATGGCTCTGAAGAATGGATAAAAGAAGCATATAAAAGAAATATAAGATGGTATGTTAGTTCTTCTTTAGAAAGTAATATTGGAATAAACGCTATTGTACAGTGGACTTTTATAATGAATAAAAAATATAGCTTAGGGAATAAAATATATCATGGATTAAATACAACTTGTATTTATATTAATGAATTAAATACTAGTCCTTTTGTAAAAGGAAAAGTAGGATTTACTTGGAATAATAAATTTCTTTACAAAGAAAAAAATCTTATAACATGTGGTTAG
- a CDS encoding metal-dependent hydrolase produces the protein MKIIFISHSTCILEIYGNNILIDPFLSENPIFNKKSLYKYINYPIHYILITHAHYDHICDVDLFVKQNRPKILVISNYEIANFFEKKGIKTYGMNFGSFVTFPFGKLKYVWAMHSSVFPDGTYGGNPGGFFLSTNDGNIYISGDTSITYEMSFLPNFGKLKLSILPIGGRYTMDAEEAVTASKLLKCEKILGVHYDTFESIKINKKNSINIFNKNRKKLILLDSGKYIDI, from the coding sequence ATGAAGATTATATTTATTTCTCACAGTACATGTATATTAGAAATATATGGAAATAATATATTAATAGATCCTTTTCTTTCTGAAAATCCAATTTTTAATAAAAAATCATTATACAAATATATAAATTATCCAATTCATTATATATTAATTACTCATGCTCATTATGATCATATATGTGATGTAGATTTATTTGTAAAACAAAACAGGCCTAAAATTTTAGTTATATCTAATTATGAAATTGCAAATTTTTTTGAAAAAAAGGGAATTAAAACTTATGGAATGAATTTCGGGTCTTTTGTAACTTTTCCATTTGGGAAATTGAAATATGTATGGGCAATGCATTCTAGTGTTTTTCCTGATGGAACATATGGTGGAAATCCAGGTGGTTTTTTTTTAAGTACTAATGATGGTAATATTTATATATCAGGAGATACATCAATTACATATGAAATGTCATTTTTACCTAATTTTGGAAAATTAAAATTATCTATTCTACCTATAGGTGGAAGATATACTATGGATGCTGAAGAAGCAGTAACAGCATCAAAATTATTAAAATGTGAAAAAATATTAGGAGTACATTATGATACTTTTGAAAGTATTAAAATAAATAAAAAAAATTCTATAAATATTTTCAATAAAAATAGAAAAAAATTAATATTACTAGATTCAGGGAAATATATAGATATTTAG
- the menA gene encoding 1,4-dihydroxy-2-naphthoate octaprenyltransferase, which produces MKIKYFIYASRVYTLPLSITGITSSYLLSSSSVIELYKNIDIYTFSILTSISLQILSNFSNDYGDSIKTFNNVNSYSPKKLVKCGKISLYNMKKSIYIFSILSFFFGIILIFKTVRENIFIFFLYTLGLLFCIYSSISYSIGKTPYGWKFGLGDLSVFIFFGLFSVLGNFFLLTHIFPTIDIFLLSFGIGFLSVSVLNVNNIRDLKDDIENGKITIPVKLGVKYSKFYHTIIVFIPIVICLLFLYIRNVNNTYQWIFSVLIIISLMYNIKNIIFIKRKNLLNLELKKLVLLTFLYGLNIGITNFL; this is translated from the coding sequence ATGAAAATAAAATATTTTATTTATGCATCTCGTGTTTATACATTACCACTTTCTATTACAGGTATAACTTCAAGTTATCTTTTATCTTCATCATCTGTAATAGAATTATATAAAAATATAGATATATATACTTTTTCTATACTTACTTCTATATCTCTTCAAATTTTATCAAATTTTTCAAATGATTATGGAGATAGTATAAAAACATTTAATAATGTTAATTCTTATAGTCCAAAAAAATTAGTCAAATGTGGAAAAATTTCTTTATATAATATGAAAAAATCTATCTATATATTTTCTATACTTTCTTTTTTTTTTGGTATTATTTTAATATTTAAAACTGTTAGGGAAAATATTTTTATATTTTTTTTATATACTTTAGGATTATTATTTTGTATATATTCCTCTATTAGTTATTCAATTGGAAAAACTCCTTATGGATGGAAATTTGGTTTAGGAGATTTATCAGTATTTATTTTTTTTGGTCTATTTTCTGTATTAGGTAATTTTTTTCTATTAACTCATATTTTTCCTACTATTGATATTTTTTTATTATCGTTTGGAATAGGGTTCTTAAGTGTATCAGTATTAAATGTAAATAATATAAGAGATTTAAAAGATGACATTGAAAATGGAAAAATTACTATTCCAGTAAAATTAGGAGTAAAATATTCAAAATTTTATCATACAATAATTGTTTTTATACCAATTGTTATTTGTTTGTTATTCTTATACATAAGAAATGTAAATAATACTTATCAATGGATATTTTCAGTTTTAATTATTATATCTTTAATGTACAATATTAAAAATATAATATTTATTAAAAGAAAAAACTTACTAAATTTAGAATTGAAAAAACTGGTATTATTAACTTTTTTATATGGTTTAAATATTGGAATTACAAACTTTTTATAA
- the menB gene encoding 1,4-dihydroxy-2-naphthoyl-CoA synthase, producing MVNWKSIKKYEDIFFLFWEGISKIEINRPWCHNAFRVETVKEMIDAMKICKNRNDIDVVIITGTGDKSFCSGGDQKTRSYGGYLGKDGIPVLNILDFYKKIREIPKPVIAMVNGYAIGGGHVLHVVCDLTIASDNAIFGQSGPKVGSFDGGFGSSYLARHIGQKKTREMWFLCKEYSAKEAFNMGLINKVVTKNSLEKTTIKWCKTIQKRSPMALRMIKRCLNAELDGQHGLMQLAGDATLMFYLMEESQEGKKAFLEKRIPNFKKFQKFL from the coding sequence ATGGTAAATTGGAAATCAATAAAAAAATATGAAGATATTTTTTTTCTATTTTGGGAAGGTATTTCTAAAATAGAAATAAATAGACCCTGGTGTCATAATGCATTTAGAGTTGAAACTGTAAAAGAAATGATAGATGCTATGAAAATATGTAAAAATAGAAATGATATAGATGTAGTTATTATAACTGGAACTGGAGATAAATCTTTTTGTTCAGGAGGAGATCAAAAAACTAGAAGTTATGGAGGCTATTTAGGAAAAGACGGAATACCAGTGTTAAATATATTAGATTTTTACAAAAAAATAAGAGAAATACCAAAACCAGTAATAGCCATGGTTAATGGATATGCTATAGGAGGGGGTCATGTATTACATGTAGTTTGTGATTTGACCATAGCATCAGATAATGCAATTTTTGGGCAATCTGGGCCTAAAGTAGGATCTTTTGATGGAGGATTCGGATCATCTTATTTAGCTAGACATATTGGTCAAAAAAAAACAAGAGAAATGTGGTTTTTATGTAAAGAATATTCTGCAAAAGAAGCCTTTAACATGGGCTTAATTAATAAAGTAGTTACTAAAAATTCTCTTGAAAAAACAACAATTAAATGGTGTAAGACAATACAAAAAAGAAGTCCAATGGCATTAAGAATGATAAAACGTTGTTTAAATGCAGAATTAGATGGACAACATGGGCTAATGCAGTTAGCTGGAGATGCTACCTTAATGTTTTATTTAATGGAAGAATCTCAAGAAGGTAAAAAAGCTTTTTTAGAAAAAAGAATTCCTAATTTTAAGAAGTTTCAAAAATTCTTATGA
- a CDS encoding SLC13 family permease, with protein MVIIIFIIGYLFIIFEGYFFLNKIVPSIIMATLCWSYIIFFNIPVFKLENNLLIQKNPQNLLLFQLGKTSEIIFFIIGAMLIISIIERYFAFEALRKLLYTDKKSKFLWKISILSFLLSAVIDNLTATIVLVSLLRKTILNYKERLYYLGIVIIAANAGGVWSPIGDITTTMLWISKKVTTLHLIKNVFIPSVICMLTSTFIISKIHDFDSNVTIPKKNDNLSKKDLEIGIFMLKIGMFLMLLVPIYKIIIGVPPYVGMMFSLGILILIVHTNDMIKKNFLYKKKIIEKIDISSILFFFGVLLSVSSLEAIGVLYRLSNWINSIVPTWKVTSFLFGLMSSIIDNVPLVAATLSMFPHSLNHDLWHFIAYVSGTGGSLLIIGSASGIAAMSIEKINFFWYVKKISWIALIGYISGFIYLLLNPFVPM; from the coding sequence ATGGTAATTATAATTTTTATTATTGGATATTTATTCATTATATTTGAAGGTTATTTTTTTTTGAATAAAATTGTTCCATCAATTATAATGGCTACTTTATGTTGGTCGTATATTATATTTTTTAATATTCCAGTTTTTAAATTAGAAAATAATCTTTTAATACAAAAAAATCCACAAAATTTATTACTATTTCAATTAGGAAAAACATCTGAAATTATTTTTTTCATTATAGGAGCAATGTTAATAATTTCTATTATTGAAAGATATTTTGCATTTGAAGCATTAAGAAAACTTCTTTATACAGATAAAAAAAGTAAATTTTTATGGAAAATTAGTATTCTTTCTTTTTTATTATCTGCAGTAATAGATAATCTAACTGCTACTATAGTATTAGTATCTTTATTAAGGAAAACTATACTTAATTATAAAGAACGTTTGTATTATTTAGGGATAGTGATTATAGCAGCAAATGCTGGTGGAGTATGGTCTCCTATTGGGGATATAACAACTACAATGTTATGGATTTCAAAAAAAGTAACTACTTTACATCTTATAAAAAACGTTTTTATTCCATCTGTTATTTGTATGTTAACAAGTACTTTTATAATTTCTAAAATACATGATTTTGATAGTAATGTTACTATTCCTAAAAAAAATGATAATTTATCAAAAAAAGATTTGGAAATAGGCATTTTTATGTTAAAAATAGGAATGTTTTTAATGTTACTTGTCCCAATATATAAAATTATAATTGGAGTTCCTCCATATGTAGGTATGATGTTTTCTCTTGGAATTCTTATTTTAATTGTTCATACTAACGATATGATAAAAAAAAATTTTTTATATAAGAAAAAAATTATAGAAAAAATAGATATTTCTAGTATTTTATTTTTTTTTGGAGTTTTGTTATCAGTTTCATCATTAGAAGCTATAGGTGTTTTGTATAGACTATCTAATTGGATAAATAGTATTGTTCCTACGTGGAAAGTAACATCTTTTTTATTTGGACTTATGTCTTCTATAATAGATAATGTTCCTTTAGTTGCAGCAACATTATCTATGTTTCCTCATTCGTTAAACCATGACTTATGGCATTTTATTGCTTATGTATCTGGAACTGGTGGAAGTTTATTAATCATAGGATCTGCATCTGGTATAGCAGCAATGAGCATAGAAAAAATAAATTTTTTTTGGTATGTTAAAAAAATTAGTTGGATAGCTCTGATAGGATATATATCGGGTTTTATTTATTTATTATTAAATCCATTTGTTCCTATGTAA
- the eno gene encoding phosphopyruvate hydratase produces MRTIKNIKARQILDSRGNPTIEVDVITSGNILGRASIPSGSSKGENESFELRDKNKDFYFGKSVLKAVENVNNIISPELIGKSVLDQFNIDKLMIELDGTKDKRRLGANSILAVSISIAKAASKELEIPIYKYIGGLRNNILPIPLVNVINGGKHSNTSIAFQEFMIVPVKSDSFSEAIQIIHRVFNNLKNILNKKGFSTNVGDEGGFSPNVDNIETVLDLILESIHLSNYDPYDDIGIAIDCASSELYDNGMYNYSKFKKRNNTEINTNNNILKSREEHIEYLSFLVKKYPIISIEDGIDQNDWKGWKLLTDEIGNKIQLVGDDLFVTKVEKLKKGVKNKIANSILIKINQVGTLTETIETINFANKNKYKNIISHRSGETEDTFISDLSVAFNIEQIKIGSICRTERTSKYNQLFRIEEEIGKYSTYSKWKY; encoded by the coding sequence ATGAGAACAATTAAAAACATTAAAGCTAGACAAATATTAGATTCTAGAGGAAATCCTACTATAGAAGTAGATGTAATAACAAGTGGAAATATATTGGGACGTGCATCTATTCCATCTGGATCTTCTAAAGGTGAAAATGAATCATTTGAATTGCGTGATAAAAATAAGGACTTTTATTTTGGAAAAAGTGTATTAAAAGCTGTAGAAAATGTAAATAATATAATTTCTCCTGAATTAATTGGAAAATCAGTATTAGATCAATTTAATATTGATAAATTAATGATAGAATTAGATGGAACAAAAGATAAAAGAAGATTAGGAGCTAATTCTATACTAGCTGTTTCTATTTCAATTGCAAAAGCAGCTTCTAAAGAACTAGAAATCCCTATTTATAAATATATTGGAGGGTTACGTAATAATATTCTTCCAATACCTTTAGTTAATGTTATAAATGGAGGAAAACATTCAAATACATCTATAGCTTTTCAAGAATTTATGATTGTTCCTGTAAAATCAGATAGTTTTTCTGAAGCTATTCAAATAATTCATAGAGTTTTTAATAATTTAAAAAACATTTTAAATAAAAAAGGATTTTCAACTAATGTTGGAGATGAAGGAGGTTTTTCTCCAAATGTAGATAATATAGAAACTGTTTTAGATCTTATTTTAGAATCTATACATTTATCTAATTATGATCCGTATGATGACATTGGAATAGCTATTGATTGTGCATCATCAGAGTTATATGATAATGGAATGTATAATTATTCTAAATTTAAAAAAAGAAACAATACAGAAATAAATACTAATAATAATATTTTAAAATCTAGAGAAGAACATATAGAATATTTATCTTTTTTAGTTAAAAAATATCCAATAATATCCATAGAAGACGGTATAGATCAAAATGATTGGAAAGGATGGAAATTATTAACAGATGAAATTGGTAATAAAATACAATTAGTAGGAGATGATTTATTCGTTACTAAAGTAGAAAAATTAAAAAAAGGAGTAAAGAATAAAATAGCAAATTCAATTTTGATAAAAATTAATCAAGTAGGAACTCTTACAGAAACAATTGAAACAATTAATTTTGCTAATAAAAATAAATATAAAAATATAATTTCTCATCGTTCTGGTGAAACAGAAGATACATTTATATCTGATTTATCTGTTGCATTTAATATTGAACAAATAAAAATAGGATCAATTTGTAGAACTGAACGTACTTCAAAATATAACCAATTATTTCGTATAGAAGAAGAAATAGGAAAATATTCAACTTATTCAAAATGGAAATATTAA
- the rplQ gene encoding 50S ribosomal protein L17, translating into MNHRLKNNHLGRKYSHRKALFSNMSVSLIKKKRIFTTLAKAKALKKYIEPIITKSKNNTTNSRRIIFSYLKDKNAVSELFNNTFEKVRNRPGGYTRILKIGFRFGDKSKMSLIEFVDFNEIYKYKIKGKKEKNNINIPSNKRYRTRRRRKKNVNKNNENN; encoded by the coding sequence ATGAATCATAGATTAAAAAATAATCATTTGGGAAGAAAGTATAGTCATAGAAAGGCACTTTTTTCTAACATGTCAGTTTCTTTAATAAAAAAAAAAAGAATTTTTACTACTTTAGCTAAAGCTAAAGCTTTAAAAAAGTATATAGAACCAATTATTACAAAATCTAAAAATAATACTACTAATTCTAGAAGAATTATTTTTTCATATTTAAAAGATAAAAATGCAGTTTCAGAATTATTTAATAACACTTTTGAAAAAGTACGTAATAGACCTGGTGGGTATACTAGAATATTAAAAATTGGATTTCGTTTTGGAGATAAATCTAAAATGTCTTTAATTGAATTTGTAGATTTTAATGAAATATATAAATATAAAATAAAAGGAAAAAAAGAAAAAAATAATATTAATATTCCTAGTAATAAACGTTATAGAACTAGACGAAGAAGAAAAAAAAATGTAAATAAAAATAATGAGAACAATTAA
- a CDS encoding DNA-directed RNA polymerase subunit alpha, whose protein sequence is MSILDFIRPDRVSMTELSDYRGVFHLKPLEPGYGITLGNALRRVLLSSLKGFSVTSIRIKGVKYEFSSIDGVLEDVTDIILNFKKIRLKRIIPDSNKEIVNAFIDNKERFVTGKILNKYISGFEILNHDLILCHKENTIPLEITFTIEEGKGYIPAEENKKNNELIGTIPIDSIYTPIKNVKYTIENCRVGQKTDFENLLLDIKTDGSISPKMALVEASEILIQYFSIFSDEKIGKNKKEKIDKNKKYDEEFLKMRTLLNLKLSDMDLSVRTKNCLKLATIKTIADLVKCDRTYILKMRNFGKKSLYELESKMKEKGLFFGMEISEYNDK, encoded by the coding sequence ATGTCTATTTTAGATTTTATTAGACCTGATAGAGTTTCTATGACTGAATTATCAGATTATAGAGGAGTTTTTCATTTAAAACCTTTAGAACCTGGATATGGTATAACATTAGGTAATGCATTAAGAAGAGTGTTACTGAGTTCTTTAAAAGGGTTTTCAGTTACATCTATTAGAATTAAAGGTGTTAAATATGAATTTTCATCTATAGATGGAGTATTAGAAGATGTTACTGATATTATACTAAATTTTAAAAAAATTAGATTAAAAAGAATTATTCCAGATAGTAACAAAGAAATAGTAAATGCATTTATAGATAATAAAGAAAGATTTGTTACTGGCAAAATACTTAATAAGTATATTTCTGGATTTGAAATATTAAATCATGATCTAATTCTTTGTCACAAAGAAAATACAATTCCATTAGAAATTACATTTACTATAGAAGAAGGTAAAGGATATATTCCAGCAGAAGAAAATAAAAAAAATAATGAATTAATTGGAACTATACCTATAGATTCTATTTATACTCCCATTAAAAATGTTAAATATACAATAGAAAACTGTAGAGTAGGACAAAAAACTGATTTCGAAAATTTGTTATTAGACATTAAAACAGATGGATCTATATCTCCAAAAATGGCATTAGTTGAAGCTTCTGAAATATTAATTCAATATTTTTCTATTTTTTCTGATGAAAAAATAGGAAAAAATAAGAAAGAGAAAATTGATAAAAATAAGAAGTATGATGAAGAATTTTTAAAAATGAGAACATTACTTAATTTAAAATTAAGTGATATGGATTTATCTGTACGTACAAAAAATTGTTTGAAACTTGCTACTATAAAAACAATTGCAGATTTAGTAAAATGTGATAGAACTTATATATTGAAAATGAGAAATTTTGGTAAAAAATCACTATATGAATTAGAAAGTAAAATGAAAGAAAAAGGTTTATTTTTTGGAATGGAGATATCAGAATATAATGATAAATAA
- the rpsD gene encoding 30S ribosomal protein S4, with the protein MARYIGPRTRISRRFGQCIYGEDKYFERKKYHSVQHFGGPRRRSKRSEYFVQLMEKQKTKYIYGILEKQFFKLFINAARKKGVTGELLLQSCERRLDNIVFRLNFAPTRPSARQLVSHKHIIVNDEIVNIPSFKLSPGDKIGINKNSINHPLILKSIDNNKDLVEWLIFDEKNMYGTFKQLPKRSQIPENIKEQLIVELYSK; encoded by the coding sequence ATGGCTAGATATATAGGTCCAAGAACAAGAATTTCTAGAAGATTTGGACAATGTATTTATGGAGAAGATAAGTATTTTGAAAGAAAAAAATATCATTCTGTACAACATTTTGGAGGCCCTAGAAGAAGATCTAAACGTTCTGAATATTTTGTTCAATTAATGGAAAAACAAAAAACAAAATATATTTATGGAATATTAGAGAAACAATTTTTTAAATTGTTTATTAATGCTGCTAGAAAAAAAGGAGTTACTGGGGAATTATTATTACAATCATGTGAAAGACGTTTAGATAATATAGTATTTAGACTTAATTTTGCTCCTACTAGACCTTCTGCAAGACAATTAGTTAGTCATAAACATATTATTGTAAACGATGAAATAGTAAATATTCCTTCTTTTAAATTAAGTCCTGGTGACAAAATAGGAATAAATAAAAATTCTATTAATCATCCTTTAATATTAAAATCAATAGATAATAATAAAGATTTAGTTGAATGGTTAATTTTTGATGAAAAAAATATGTATGGAACATTTAAACAACTTCCAAAAAGATCACAAATACCTGAAAATATAAAAGAACAATTAATTGTTGAATTATACTCAAAATAA
- the rpsK gene encoding 30S ribosomal protein S11: MVKLSVRKKKRKVIVDTVGIAHIQSSFNNIIITLTNKKGDVIAWGSAGKMNFKGSKKNTPYAAQITAENVAKEGLNAGMKKIEIKIKGPGAGRDAAIRALSNSGLTVTMIKDITPLPHNGCRPPKRRRV, translated from the coding sequence ATGGTAAAATTATCTGTTAGAAAAAAAAAGAGAAAGGTAATTGTAGATACTGTAGGTATTGCACATATACAATCTAGTTTTAACAATATTATTATAACATTAACTAATAAAAAAGGTGATGTTATAGCTTGGGGATCTGCTGGAAAAATGAATTTTAAAGGTTCAAAGAAAAATACACCTTATGCTGCACAAATTACAGCTGAAAATGTTGCTAAAGAAGGTTTAAATGCCGGAATGAAAAAGATAGAAATTAAAATAAAAGGTCCTGGAGCAGGTAGAGATGCAGCTATAAGAGCATTGAGTAATTCTGGTCTTACAGTTACAATGATAAAAGATATTACACCATTACCTCATAATGGTTGTAGACCACCTAAAAGAAGAAGAGTATAA
- the rpsM gene encoding 30S ribosomal protein S13 codes for MSIRISGVDIPIYKRGIIALTYLYGIGKSLSKLILQSVGVEENKKAKNWSDEEISKIRKYISNNIKIEGELRSEIRINIKKLIDIGCYRGIRHRKCLPLRGQKTKNNCRTRKGKRKTVANKKRITK; via the coding sequence ATGTCAATTAGAATTTCTGGTGTAGATATTCCAATCTATAAAAGAGGGATCATAGCATTAACTTATTTATATGGAATAGGTAAAAGTTTATCAAAATTAATTTTACAATCAGTTGGAGTAGAAGAAAATAAGAAGGCTAAAAATTGGTCAGATGAAGAAATTAGTAAAATAAGAAAGTATATATCTAATAATATAAAAATAGAAGGTGAATTAAGATCTGAAATCAGAATAAATATAAAAAAATTAATAGATATAGGATGTTATAGAGGAATAAGACATAGAAAATGCTTACCATTAAGAGGTCAGAAAACTAAAAATAATTGTAGGACTAGAAAAGGAAAAAGAAAAACTGTTGCAAATAAAAAAAGGATAACTAAATAA
- the rpmJ gene encoding 50S ribosomal protein L36, producing the protein MKVKASLKKRSKHCIIVNRKGRLRIINKKNPKFKQKQG; encoded by the coding sequence ATGAAAGTAAAAGCTTCACTAAAAAAAAGATCAAAACATTGTATTATTGTTAATAGAAAAGGAAGATTAAGAATAATAAATAAAAAAAATCCTAAATTTAAACAAAAACAAGGTTAA
- the infA gene encoding translation initiation factor IF-1, whose translation MAKQKHIEVDGTIIESSPNAMFRVQLKNGCIIKAHISGKMRMHYIKILPGDKVKLEMSSYDLERGRITYRY comes from the coding sequence ATGGCAAAGCAAAAGCATATTGAAGTAGATGGAACTATAATTGAATCATCTCCAAATGCAATGTTTCGTGTACAATTAAAAAATGGATGTATAATTAAAGCACATATATCTGGAAAAATGAGAATGCACTATATAAAAATATTACCAGGAGATAAAGTTAAATTAGAAATGTCATCTTACGACTTAGAAAGAGGAAGGATTACATATAGATATTAA